One part of the Candidatus Borreliella tachyglossi genome encodes these proteins:
- a CDS encoding V-type ATP synthase subunit E, with the protein MRFEVKDLISKIKKDGLEEAERLASEIILNAKREAEAIAFKAESDARELKIKAEKEASDYKRHALEASRQAVRDLIIGTEKNIKFLFETALNDSVSKVYDNNFLAELIMRVVDAWSKSDKIDILLNESDFSDLLSILRVRIGDRLGSEVEIKPFRGISRGFKIQQRDSNLYYDFTSETIADILFEYLNPRFKEVVKVV; encoded by the coding sequence ATGCGGTTTGAAGTTAAAGATTTGATAAGTAAAATTAAGAAAGACGGACTTGAGGAAGCTGAAAGATTGGCTAGTGAGATTATTCTTAATGCGAAGAGAGAGGCCGAGGCTATTGCTTTTAAGGCTGAAAGTGATGCTAGGGAGTTGAAAATAAAGGCTGAAAAGGAAGCTAGTGATTATAAGAGACATGCTCTTGAGGCGTCTCGCCAAGCGGTTAGGGATTTGATTATTGGTACTGAGAAGAATATTAAATTTCTTTTTGAAACTGCTTTAAATGATTCTGTTTCTAAAGTTTATGATAATAATTTTTTGGCAGAGCTTATTATGAGGGTTGTAGATGCTTGGAGTAAGAGTGATAAAATAGATATATTGCTTAATGAATCTGACTTTTCTGATTTATTATCTATTCTGAGAGTAAGGATAGGAGATAGACTTGGTAGTGAGGTTGAGATCAAACCTTTTAGAGGAATAAGTAGGGGATTTAAAATTCAGCAGAGAGATAGTAATTTGTATTATGATTTTACGTCAGAGACTATTGCTGATATCCTTTTTGAATATTTAAATCCAAGATTTAAAGAAGTTGTAAAGGTGGTTTAA
- a CDS encoding endonuclease MutS2 produces the protein MQDKYLKKIDFYQILSSITSYVSIPDTINLLKTQRILKTEEEINRICFFVKLLRNLIEVYDTYPNSYLESINDSIVLLLKENSRVSIEELKNIILFLEEISRINSFLDRNEFKIRGVTDLKDLLFLDPSLKNLLEVLCQYIDIDEFQIKRGVVKEYDEIDFEIKSLDKKIEKQIKGMIGLNSEYLTSTLVYYKSDKYTIALRASFKNKIKGNIISISSSGETFYIEPNEIVTENNRLSFLSFEKTRIVLKILQELSDKIREHIILLKGIYNKFLYYDSLKARAIYGIKTQGIFPNIDSKLNILNARHPLIHCAKEISFCALENRVVIITGPNAGGKTATLKTVALLSTMFQFGIPIPANESSTFKIFDNIFIDIGDEQSITNSLSTFSSHMSNISYILEHSTKDSLLIFDEFCSGTDIEQGQSLAIAILEHLIDVNACVIISTHYNALKYFAYTHECVVNASMQMDLEKMEPNYNLIFSLPGDSFAFSVAEKSSVDPAIIFRAQEIYASNKTEINEILERLSEKEREIYLLEKKLKDKCKLIELKEIEIDSIRENLVLKEKQIEEKLINEQKEFLAGSRKTLENLVREIKEGNVYTDKNREFISNITEKIVDKTTKIELLSQEIATRVKLKVGDRVRVSNSNVLGEIVGITKKGFVVNTGAFNITVFSSNLEKVLNIKESRRDQKRNFSFSFDGQDDSLSLTVDIRGMKVTEAIDFLGKKIDNMLLRNVSKFEIIHGKGEGLLMTGVHEFLTSLKFVKKYYFAHPSSGGAGKTIVEI, from the coding sequence ATGCAAGATAAATATTTAAAAAAAATTGATTTTTATCAAATATTATCCTCAATTACTTCTTATGTAAGTATTCCAGATACTATTAATCTTCTTAAGACGCAAAGGATATTAAAAACAGAGGAAGAAATTAATAGGATATGTTTTTTTGTTAAATTACTTAGAAATCTTATTGAGGTTTATGATACATATCCAAATTCTTATCTAGAGAGTATCAATGATTCTATTGTTTTACTTCTTAAAGAGAATTCAAGAGTTTCTATTGAAGAACTTAAAAATATTATTCTATTTCTAGAAGAAATTTCAAGGATAAATTCTTTTTTAGATAGAAATGAATTTAAAATTAGAGGCGTTACAGATTTAAAAGATTTATTATTCTTGGATCCAAGTCTTAAGAATCTATTGGAGGTTTTATGTCAATACATTGATATTGATGAATTTCAGATAAAACGGGGTGTTGTCAAGGAATATGATGAGATTGATTTTGAAATTAAAAGTTTAGATAAGAAAATTGAAAAGCAGATCAAAGGGATGATAGGTTTAAATTCAGAATATTTAACATCTACTCTTGTTTATTATAAATCAGATAAATACACTATTGCACTTAGAGCTAGCTTTAAAAATAAAATTAAGGGCAATATTATATCTATTTCATCATCGGGTGAAACATTTTATATTGAACCAAATGAAATAGTTACTGAAAACAATAGGTTAAGCTTTCTGAGTTTTGAAAAGACGCGCATAGTGTTAAAAATTCTCCAAGAGCTTTCCGATAAGATTCGTGAACATATTATTCTCTTAAAAGGTATTTATAATAAATTTTTATATTATGATTCTCTGAAAGCTAGGGCAATTTATGGAATAAAAACTCAAGGGATATTTCCAAATATTGATAGTAAACTCAATATTTTAAATGCTCGTCATCCTCTGATACATTGTGCTAAAGAGATAAGTTTTTGTGCTTTGGAAAACCGAGTTGTAATTATTACAGGTCCTAATGCTGGGGGGAAGACGGCAACTTTGAAGACTGTTGCTCTCTTGAGTACGATGTTTCAATTTGGGATTCCCATTCCAGCTAATGAGTCTAGTACTTTTAAGATTTTTGATAATATTTTCATTGATATCGGCGATGAGCAATCAATTACAAATTCACTTTCAACTTTTTCAAGTCATATGAGTAATATTTCTTATATTCTAGAGCATTCAACAAAAGATAGTCTTTTAATATTTGACGAATTTTGTTCGGGTACTGATATTGAACAAGGACAATCACTAGCTATAGCTATTCTTGAGCATTTAATTGATGTTAATGCTTGTGTAATCATTTCAACTCATTACAATGCATTGAAATATTTTGCATACACTCATGAGTGCGTTGTTAATGCGTCGATGCAGATGGATTTAGAGAAAATGGAGCCTAATTATAATTTAATATTTTCTCTTCCAGGCGATAGTTTTGCTTTTAGTGTTGCAGAGAAGTCTTCTGTTGATCCGGCTATAATATTTAGAGCACAAGAGATTTATGCATCTAATAAAACTGAAATTAATGAAATATTGGAGAGACTTTCAGAGAAGGAAAGAGAAATATATTTACTTGAAAAGAAATTAAAAGATAAGTGTAAGCTTATTGAACTTAAAGAGATTGAAATTGATAGTATTCGGGAGAATCTTGTCCTTAAAGAGAAACAAATAGAAGAAAAACTTATAAATGAGCAAAAGGAATTTTTGGCAGGCTCAAGGAAAACTTTAGAAAATTTGGTTAGAGAGATAAAAGAGGGAAACGTTTATACAGATAAAAATAGAGAGTTTATATCCAACATTACAGAGAAGATAGTTGATAAGACCACTAAAATTGAATTGCTGAGTCAAGAAATTGCCACTAGGGTTAAACTTAAAGTGGGTGATAGAGTTAGGGTATCTAATTCAAATGTGTTAGGCGAAATAGTGGGCATTACTAAGAAGGGATTTGTCGTAAATACAGGTGCTTTTAATATTACGGTTTTTTCTTCTAATTTAGAGAAAGTGTTAAATATTAAGGAGTCTAGGAGAGATCAAAAGAGAAACTTTAGTTTTTCTTTTGACGGTCAAGATGATTCACTAAGTCTCACTGTTGATATTAGGGGAATGAAAGTGACTGAGGCGATAGACTTTTTAGGTAAGAAAATAGATAATATGTTATTGAGGAATGTTAGTAAATTTGAGATAATTCATGGCAAAGGGGAAGGTCTTCTGATGACTGGGGTTCATGAATTTCTTACAAGTTTAAAATTTGTTAAGAAGTATTATTTTGCTCATCCAAGTAGTGGGGGAGCTGGAAAAACAATAGTAGAAATTTAA